A window of Acidobacteriota bacterium genomic DNA:
CGGCGAAACCCTTCGCGTTCGCAATAGCCGCGCAGAATTACTTCGTCGCCGTCTTCTAAAAAGCGGCGGACTTCGCCAGTGGGCAAGGTGATCGGCTGAGCGCCGCGCTCGGTCAGTTCGATCAAACTACCCTGGCTGTCTTTGGTTGCGCCGGAAACTGTTCCGCTGGCCAGCAAATCTCCCGGATTCAGGTTACAGCCGTTGCTGGTGTGATGCGTCAACATTTGCGCGAATGTCCAGTACAAGTCTTTGGTATTGCTGGCGCTCAAGCCAAACGGGGCGAGGTTTTGTTGGCGCATTTGTTCCGTGGAAATCAGCACTTCCAGTTTGATGTCAAAGCCGCCGCGTTCGCGGTTTTCCGGCGAATCAAGGTAGGGAAGTGGCTGGGGATCGTTTTCATCGCGGGTGAATGCCGGAACTCGAAACGGAGCCAGTGCTTCCGTTGTCACGATCCACGGCGAAATTGTTGTGGCAAAGCTCTTGGCCAAAAACGGCCCCAGCGGCTGGTACTCCCAACGCTGAATATCGCGCGCCGACCAATCGTTGACCAGACACAATCCGAAAATGTGATCTTCGGCTTCGGTAATTCCGATCGGTTCGCCCTGTTTGTTTCCGTAGCCAATGAAACAACCAACTTCCAGTTCGTAATCCAGAACTTTGCTTGGGCCAAACGTGGGAGCTTCAGCGCCAACGGCCATCGTTTGCCCGGAAGGCCGGTAAATTTCCGAATCGCTCACCACGATAGACGAAGCTCGTCCGTGATAGCCAATCGGTATCCATTTGTAATTCGGCATCAACGGTTGATCGGGACGAAACATTTTGCCGATGTTCGTGGCGTGGTAGATCGAAGCGTAAAAATCAGTGTAATTCGAAATTTCCGCTGGTAGGAGCATTCGGACCTCACTCATCGGAATCAGGAAGTCTTCCGCGATGTATCGTTCGTCGCTTTTATTGTCAGCGCGTAATAGTGTGCTCACACGTTCCCGCAATTCTGAAAGTTGCTCCGGTTCCAGCGTCAGCATCAAATCCAGCGAAGGATCAAGTGTGCAGGCATCGGCTATCTCATCAAAGATATCATCTCCCCAAAGCGTGTCGGCGAGATCGGATAGATTAAGCACTTGATCGCCGATGGCTAGGCCAATTCTAGGCATCTCATCTTCATCCTCAATGCTTTCAAAAATGCCGAAGGGCAAGTTTTGAATCGGGAAATCCGTATTTGGATTGTTGGCGGATTTCACCCAGCTTCGCAAATTCGGATCGTGCGTTTCGTTGATGGCGATGCTCATAACACTTCTTTCTGCGTGTAGCGCAAAATTTCGCGCGCGGTTTCTTCGGGCGATTGCTCGGAGTTATCAATGATGATGCCGAATTCCGGCTGGTTCAATTTGGTTTCGTAATGGTACGGGATACGGCAGCGTTCCCAATCGGTCAATTGTCGCGTGCCGCGATTGGTCAGCGAAACTTCCAACCGAGGCCGCAATGTCACGCCGTGAACCGGCACGTCGAGTTCGGCAAATTCACGCAGAAGAATCGCGTAATCTTCCGGGCGCAGCGGATAGCTGAAAATTACGTTCATTCCGTGCTGGACGAAAACTTTGGTGACGGCAATGGCGGATTCGATGTTGATGGGAATGCTTTCTTCCAACGGCATCCAATTGATGAACTCTCGTAAGTTGTCCACTTCGACGTGTGCTGTGTGCGGCAATATCTCACACAAGCGTTTGGACACGGTGCTTTTTCCGGCGTTGATCGAGCCGTTGAGGAGAATAATCATTGGGCGATTAAAGGAGTTGCAGGCGTTGTAAATCTTCAATCGGCTCCGTGAACGAACACGAACCGAACGAAAAGGAAAACAAATGCCGCGCATTGCGAATGTGACCGACGACCAGCATTTCGTCTCGCCACATAACAGAACGCTCTTCAAAGCGAAACGCTTCGAGCGAAGTTTCCTCGAGGATTTCAATCAGTTGCTCAATGCTCGCTCCACTCTGCGCGAACGCCGCGGCTAGAAACACATTCAAAAATCCGTGCATCATTGCTGATGCGCTGTCCGGTTTGTACGTCAACCGATTCACGGAACGCAGCGGATGGTGCAGACCGGCAGTGGCTTTGAATCCCACATCTTCTTCAGCGCAAGTGGCGATGAAACGCGCCAAATTCTGCGAAGACGGAAACGCATCCGGCATCACGCCGCCGGTGCGGACTTTGGCAAACGCACCTTGCTCGCCGATGGCTTGGATCAATTCTGTCGGGTCATTGTGGATCGGAATTTCAACGAAGCAAGTCAGTGTCGGATGCATCACGCGCATGGCCGTCTGAATTTCCTCGACCGTTGAAGCTTTGAATTCAATCGTATCAACCATAACTGCCGCAGCCTGTTCGCCAAACGAATGACGGCGACTGAACCGATTGATGGTTGCCAGATCGTCTTGCAAGTTTGTGCCGCCGAGCGCGCTGAGCTTCCAAAACCCCGCTTCACTATCTTGCGGCCAAAATTCAGCAGCGGCCTGTTCAAATTCTTCCAGCCGAGAAGCCGGGACAATGAATTTGCCCAGCATCCAACTGTATTCGCTCTGACAATAAGCAGCATAGTTTTTGACTGCTTTCGCCATCGGCAATTCCGCAGGCGGAAACAATCCAGCGTAATCAATCAGGTTTTCCAGCAAAGAACGTATCGTTTTCATTTGAAGTTCTTTTTGAGCCCTTGCCAGCATTCAAAGTAATCACGCTGCAAGGCTGGGGTTTCCATTGCAAATTTTGTCGGGCAAATCACCGAGCGCGACTCAAACATGAATGCCAATGTGTTCTCGTATCGTTGCGGCGTCAACTCCGCTTGGCTGGCCTTTTCAAACGTGTCGGCGTCAGGGCCGTGGCCGGACATGCAATTGTGCAGACTGGCTCCGCCGGGAACGAAGCCGGTTTCTTTGGCGTCGTACTGGCCGAAGATCAATCCCATATATTCGTTCATCACGTTGCGGTGAAAATACGGAGGCCGGAAGGTGTGTTCGGCTACGACCCAGCGCGAAGGGAAGATGACGAAATCGCAATTCGCCGTGCCCGCCGTCTCGCTCGGCGAAGTCAGCACTGTAAAGATCGAAGGATCAGGATGATCGAAGCTGACCGTGTTGATTGTGTTAAACCGCGCCAAATCATATTTGTAGGGAGCATAATTGCCGTGCCAGGCGACAACATCGAGCGGCGAATGACCAACTTCGGCTTCCCACAAATTGCCACAAAATTTGGCGATCAGTTTGAAATTCCCTTCGAGGTCTTCATAAGCCGCGACCGGCGTTTGAAAGTCTCGCGGACTGGCCAAGCCGTTTGCGCCA
This region includes:
- the fahA gene encoding fumarylacetoacetase, which encodes MSIAINETHDPNLRSWVKSANNPNTDFPIQNLPFGIFESIEDEDEMPRIGLAIGDQVLNLSDLADTLWGDDIFDEIADACTLDPSLDLMLTLEPEQLSELRERVSTLLRADNKSDERYIAEDFLIPMSEVRMLLPAEISNYTDFYASIYHATNIGKMFRPDQPLMPNYKWIPIGYHGRASSIVVSDSEIYRPSGQTMAVGAEAPTFGPSKVLDYELEVGCFIGYGNKQGEPIGITEAEDHIFGLCLVNDWSARDIQRWEYQPLGPFLAKSFATTISPWIVTTEALAPFRVPAFTRDENDPQPLPYLDSPENRERGGFDIKLEVLISTEQMRQQNLAPFGLSASNTKDLYWTFAQMLTHHTSNGCNLNPGDLLASGTVSGATKDSQGSLIELTERGAQPITLPTGEVRRFLEDGDEVILRGYCEREGFRRIGFGECRGMITS
- a CDS encoding homogentisate 1,2-dioxygenase translates to MSTLQYQSGFGNEFATEALPGALPIGQNSPQQAPFGLYAEQLSGTAFTAPRTANRRSWLYRIRPSVQHKPFRQISNRLLRSAPFNEVPPTPNQLRWDPLPLPTELTDFVDSLTTIAGNDGIGIHIYAANRSMQDRFFYNADGELLVVPELGGVRFHTELGVLEVAPGEICVIPRGVRFRVELPGTEARGYICENYGALFKLPDLGPIGANGLASPRDFQTPVAAYEDLEGNFKLIAKFCGNLWEAEVGHSPLDVVAWHGNYAPYKYDLARFNTINTVSFDHPDPSIFTVLTSPSETAGTANCDFVIFPSRWVVAEHTFRPPYFHRNVMNEYMGLIFGQYDAKETGFVPGGASLHNCMSGHGPDADTFEKASQAELTPQRYENTLAFMFESRSVICPTKFAMETPALQRDYFECWQGLKKNFK